From Hoplias malabaricus isolate fHopMal1 chromosome 11, fHopMal1.hap1, whole genome shotgun sequence, a single genomic window includes:
- the sertad3 gene encoding SERTA domain-containing protein 3 — protein sequence MGARGLKRKLQERDEGEGSVLESQLQCVLDISLDKFQRDQALVEPSLLRSVLINNTLRQVQSKAKGSLPETNELWGTPQPLTPLSDPVSQRANTFPGLSSSLLSLEMEDAEDDFMAWSTDEDFSLSSAISSILKNLDAALDSGCSASLPQRSPLSSLENIPGDGWFRTSPSFSHNESLRNSEAEPSVGLTSFLHDATVENLLLDMDSSVLEGEVDSFGPGNLSFPNEALAIYLPSLSTTSSSSSASSSSGVREKHELQHILDILVQS from the coding sequence ATGGGCGCTCGGGGGCTGAAGAGAAAGCTCCAGGAGAGGGATGAAGGTGAAGGATCAGTTTTGGAGAGTCAGCTCCAGTGTGTTTTAGACATTTCTTTAGATAAATTCCAGCGTGACCAGGCCCTGGTGGAGCCCAGTTTACTGAGATCTGTTCTCATTAATAACACACTACGGCAGGTCCAGTCCAAGGCTAAAGGCTCTTTACCTGAAACCAATGAACTTTGGGGCACCCCACAACCTTTGACGCCTTTGTCTGACCCTGTGTCACAGAGAGCAAACACCTTTCCTGGACTCAGTTCATCTCTTTTGTCCCTGGAGATGGAAGATGCCGAGGACGACTTCATGGCCTGGTCCACAGATGAGGATTTCTCCTTGTCCTCAGCCATTTCCTCCATCCTAAAGAATCTGGATGCTGCTTTGGACAGTGGATGTTCTGCATCCCTTCCTCAGCGTTCTCCTTTAAGTTCTCTTGAAAACATCCCAGGAGACGGATGGTTTAGAACGAGTCCTAGTTTCAGCCATAACGAGAGCTTGAGAAATTCAGAAGCTGAACCGTCAGTGGGTCTGACCAGTTTTCTCCACGATGCCACAGTGGAAAACCTTCTCCTGGACATGGACTCCTCAGTGTTGGAAGGAGAAGTAGACAGTTTTGGTCCCGGAAACTTATCCTTTCCCAATGAGGCTCTGGCAATATATCTGCCCTCTCTGTCcaccacatcatcatcatcatctgccTCATCTTCCTCAGGGGTGAGGGAGAAGCACGAGCTCCAGCACATCTTGGACATTCTTGTACAATCTTAA
- the blvrb gene encoding flavin reductase (NADPH), whose product MADAVKNVAIFGSTGMTGVATLPIAAAAGYNVTVLVRDPSRLPADHKASRVVVGDVLNKDDVKKALEGQDAVIIILGTRNDLSPTTMMSEGTRNILEAMKSRGIRKVVGCMSAFLLWDRSKVPPRLVPVTEDHERMYNLLKECGLDYVAVMPPHIADDKPLTEKYTVTENTLKGRVISKHDLGHFFVTCLSTSQWDRKTVGVCREDS is encoded by the exons ATGGCCGATGCAGTGAAGAACGTGGCGATCTTCGGTTCCACGGGAATGACCGGAGTGGCGACACTACCTATTGCAGCCGCagcag gttATAATGTGACTGTGCTGGTGAGGGATCCATCAAGACTCCCTGCTGACCACAAAGCGTCCAGAGTGGTGGTGGGGGATGTCCTCAACAAAGATGATGTAAAGAAGGCTCTGGAGGGACAGGATGCCGTCATCATCATCCTTGGCACCAGGAATGACCTCA GTCCAACTACGATGATGTCAGAGGGAACTCGCAACATCCTCGAGGCCATGAAGAGCCGTGGAATACGCAAAGTCGTTGGCTGCATGTCTG CATTTCTGCTGTGGGACAGGAGTAAAGTTCCTCCTCGTTTAGTTCCTGTGACTGAGGATCATGAGAGAATGTACAACCTGCTGAAAGAGTGCGGACTTGATTATGTCGCTGTTATGCCTCCACATATTGCCG ATGATAAACCTCTGACAGAGAAATACACTGTGACTGAGAACACACTGAAAGGAAGAGTGATCTCCAAACATGACCTGGGACACTTCTTCGTCACGTGCCTTTCTACCTCACAGTGGGACAGAAAAACTGTGGGCGTCTGTAGGGAGGACAGCTAA